AGCACCTGTCACTCGATACATTCTTTGGGATGGCCTATCTAAAGCAGCTCATTCTCTGTGACAACCGACTTAAATCGATCACTGCCTCGGCCAACATTCAGCTGCACCATCTGTACCACCTGGATCTATCCAGTAACTTCCTGTTCAACCAGACGGCCCTCCAGCGTTGGGATTTCCCTCGACTGGGGAACTTTTCCCTCCGGGACAACCTGCTGACCACCCTCGACGTTGGCATCGTTTCGCAACGCTTCACCGCGCTGAAAATTCTCGACCTGGAACATAACTCGCTGGATTGCGACACCTATCGGCAGCTGCTCCAACTTGTGCACCGTCGGAAAATTATTTACAACGTTGACAAGCGTGTTTGTGCCGGGACCAGTAACGATAATCCAGTCTCTCTGTCCCCCCGTTTTGGACCACCCGAATCATCCGAAAACGGGTACTCGTTGGAAGTCCGGCAGCTCAAGCAGCGGCTCTACCAGCAGGTGCAGATTATCAACCGGCAGCGGGCGGAAATTGAGCAATTAAGGGCCAACCTGACCACGCTAATGGAGCAGTTTGATCTGGTCGCTGGGCCAGCACGTGCCAACGATCCGTTCTGAGTGATAGGAATGGATCAGGTATGCATCTCTGGTGGCGCGTCAACAAGCGAATGCGTGACGCGCTCGGAAACGCCAGCGtcataatttcaaattgagAGAGGCTCGTCGTCAAACTTTGTTGTTGTGTTGATTGATAAGTCGTGTAGtgcttaaatttaataaaacgaTAGAAAGTGACATCAAAGACACATTTTTAATTCCAAATTAGACCGCAACAAATACTAAATTTCTCTTTCGTGAAAACCCTCCTCCCCttttaatgtatgtatgtatgtatgttggtaatccaccatgggtacacggattcaccgcagttttgccAAAGTATATTGTCACAGGCATTATTTAGAAAACTCTTCAAATTTCCAATGCTGTGACCACCATACCCggtaccatggcttcgtgtgaactgttatgtaATGAGTGTTCCTTGTGTCTATGTCAGTATATATTGGATGAATGAGTCAATCAGGTACACaaccagttcaaaatttaaaacatgttaaatgatttatatttactacaggtattccggcatccgtgtgtatagaaattgaatctaaaacaCATTTCTCGTATTTTTTCATGCAAACATAATTTTTGCCCAACAAAATCACTATACATAAAGCTTggtttcttcatcatttttagcatgcttccaacaaTATTGCCCATTTGAATCATATGGTACTGGTGATCCACGTTTCTTCCtattcctgtgttccagatgtctctgcgttctctgctccatggtaagCCCAACcagtttatgtttttgattattttaatgtttttatgttttaaatataaaaaaacatgaacaaagaaaaGAGGAATAACacattttattattctttggacTCAAGACaaaagttctggctatggaagtacgattagtgagtGATTAGTGATGCAAACATAATTTTCGCCCAACTTCTTACACTTAGCAGCACATTCTACTTGCCCCAACGTTGTTACTTAGTAGTCAATGCGCTGATGACTATCAAaatttttccctcttcaatttCCTTCATCCTTAATCCTTCATTCATCATGGTTTTTAATTCCGTTTggtttttcttccattttcttCTGCTTTTAGGTCAATCACCTCATCCAAACAAAAGCAATATTTGAGAGGAATACAGATTTCCAAATTCAGACTagaatcactttttttaaactttaaacgcCAAAAGATTTCACGGAAAAGCCGTATTCCAGCCGCattattaaattacgatttccCTGTTGCTGAGAAGCCCGCATAAGACCGCACTCAAAACCACTCTTTTTGATAAACCTCCTTTTCAACCCATTTCACTTAAATAAAACGCCATATTCACGCATGCTTAATGAGGCTCTCCTTTTCAAATACCTATGCAATCCCATAAccaaacttattttgttacaCTTAAAACCCTCCTCCCCTTTGAACTTTCCGAAAACCTCGAGGGAGGAATACATTTCGtaaatttctaatattttattttaataaaatttttgtttcgcttTGCTGTTTGCTTTGTTTCGAATTACAtaacatcaaatttgaaatatgaaaaacgaGAAACATACCTACAATTcaataagtaaatttttaataacaaaaatgtacTTTTTGATGAATACTTGAAAATTTCTCACTACATGTGGTGGTACTCAACTGTGCTGTGGAACAAACTGTTTGCTTGTTTTACGTttcctatttttatttcgtctttcAGGCGCACATTTGCGTGTTACAAGTATTCATACTTTTGATGAGCTAGAACTTCGAATTTACAAACTATGAAACTTTTTCATTATAACTCAAATAGAGATGCAGTTTCGAGTGCAATTTTTGTCTTGATATAATCTTGAACAAAACtcacattcaaaacaaattaacgACTATTGAAATAAGTTATCGATCATAACCAGTGCTACCTTTTTCGTtgcgtcacaaaaaaaatatcatcatatGCAACGTatacacttaatcttttctcctatGCTTGGGACGATTcggtcctgtattttcaacagctgaaattacaggactaTTTCAGAACAgcaaaacagctcaggaaaactACTATCAAATGTGCCTGTACATTCGAAGAGGTTTTTCCATGTGTATTACaggtagttttaaaattttcctggaGACACAAGACTGTTTGCTtatagaattgaaatttgttatctactgaagaaagtgtatcattTCCCTCCCTTAAATTGTCCAAGCTAGGTAGCTCTGAACTATTTGTAGGTAAAAAGAACCTTAGAATGCTCGGCAAATGTGCCGTTGTCAGTTTCTTGGGTTAAGACTGGTGGCCAGCCACTCCCGGATAATTTATGCTCATTCGTAGAAGAACCCTTTGACTAGGTCTCAGGGTCGGCCTACGGCTGGGTCATCGAAGGGGAAcgcgaacaaaatttacaagacaAACTGTGGGTTTTCGAAACAACAGGAACAACAAAGCAAAACTAATTCAACggaaaaactaatatttattaatCGGAAAAGAAAACTACTtcgaaaatttactttttattttttatttatttatttatttctggagTCTTTGACTATTGTCATACAGACTGATTGTTTAAGATTGGCTTATAATTAAATAACATAGCAATTAAGTTAGGTGAcgtcacggattgcacatttaaacttagattttgtAACATGATAGTCAAACAAGTGAGAAACTGCATTGAAAACTTCACAACATCGAAAGAGGGGGTGATTCTGTCCGAAGACAGTCCTGCTTCTTGGCAGCCAAAACATGGTTTGATTACGCAGTCGGCGTGCTGGAACGTATATGTTCAATCTCTGAAGCAATTGCGGGCTGTCAACGGCATTTGTCAAGATATCGTAGACGAAGGTGCGCTGTAGAAAAGTTCTTCATTGATAGCAAGGCACACCTCTCAGAATACGGTGGTAACCGTACGGGATCTTGCAATGGCAATCGTCGCAGGGCGTAGCggaggatttttttctgattccttTCGAGTCTTTCGCAGTGGACAGAGTGGTAGGATGCCCAGACCGGTACCGCATATTCCAGAACACTGCGTACCAATGAgcagaaaactgttttcagagAATACGGGTCCTTAAAGCTGAGTGTATTCCGACGCAGGAAGCCAACCAAAGCAAAGGCTTTGGCTGCAGTGGTCGCGGTGTGTTGAACAAATGAGAGCTTTTGGTCAAACGTTATTCCGAGGTCTTTAATAAAGGTTACTTTTTCGAGAGAGGTGTCCCTTAGACCGTAGTCGTAGACAACAGAGGCTCTAGTTCTAAAAAAGCTTATACACTTACATTTTTCGGCGTTAACTTTCATACCGTGTAATCCATACTATACTAATAATCGATCGACGTCCTCCTGAAGCGCAACACAATCCAAAATCGAATCAATGGTCCGGTAGATTTTAAGGTCATCTGCAAACAGCAGTTTCGGCGACTGAAGGAATGTTGCCAGGTCgttaataaaaatcacgaaGATGAGCGGTCCAAGATTACTACCCTGcggaacaccagacggcatgTCGAATACGGAGGAGTGAGTCCCACGAATGTTTATAAAGCCTTGACGATTCAGCAGATACGAATACAGCCATTTAGTTGAACACTCGGGAAATCCATATCGATCAAGTTTTTCTCTTACGATTCTGTGAGGTACTTTGTCGAAAGCCTTAGCAAAATCTACGTATATCGAATCCATTTGCAGTTTTTTACCTGTTGCAGAATGCAAATCGCTGGCATAGATCATTAGGTTTGTCAAGGTTGATCGTTTCTTGATGAACCCGTGCTGGACATCGTCGAGTATTGGAGAGGCTGCTAAGTAGATTCTCTCGTATATCAGGACTTCTAGCACTTTGGAAAAGCAGCAAAGAATCGATATTGGCTTGTAATTCTCCACACGGTGAGCATTTCCTGACTTATGGATCGGTGAGATTGATGCAAATTTCCACAGAGTAGGAAAAGTACCTTCAGAGATCGAGCGATTGAAAATCATGCACATCATGGTGTGACAAGCGAAGCAGCTATTTTTACAACAAGCGATGTTGGAATCACATCAGGCCCAGATCCTTTCGAGGGATCAAGAGAATTTAGCACTTTTAGAACTTCTTGTTCACTGAAAACAGCGTTGCAAAGAGTCGAATATTCAATCTCTAGCCTTGAGAGCATTGACTTGTTTTGGACCGATCGGTCTCGAAGGTAGCGTTTACGGGCTTTGCGAACTAAATTGCGGCTCCTTCGTAACTCAGAATTCCACCAAGGGAGCTTGTAAGGCTGATGTCGGTGTAGTCGTTTAGGCGGCGTGTGAATGTGTAAGACGTCCCAGAGATGATCATAGAAGGTTGATACAGAAACATCGATGTTCAGATCTTCGAAAAGTATTTGCCAGTTTGTGTTCAGTAACAATTCCATAACACGTTCGGTATCACAGTGCATAAAATcta
This sequence is a window from Uranotaenia lowii strain MFRU-FL chromosome 3, ASM2978415v1, whole genome shotgun sequence. Protein-coding genes within it:
- the LOC129758322 gene encoding insulin-like growth factor-binding protein complex acid labile subunit, with product MASILAVLGALFVGFRMCSDGLLVKQYSCDNVILSWCQLHNVTIGSDFDLQMVAFPKHQMIGFLNGSVPHFSHLLNIRLFKAGAFRLFARGTRINRLTLPNTVEQLYFRDNGIQTVEIDGRASYAMKYLRLQINRIRDISNFKPLKNLVELDLCSNLLEHLSLDTFFGMAYLKQLILCDNRLKSITASANIQLHHLYHLDLSSNFLFNQTALQRWDFPRLGNFSLRDNLLTTLDVGIVSQRFTALKILDLEHNSLDCDTYRQLLQLVHRRKIIYNVDKRVCAGTSNDNPVSLSPRFGPPESSENGYSLEVRQLKQRLYQQVQIINRQRAEIEQLRANLTTLMEQFDLVAGPARANDPF